GATACCTGGCACAAACAGCCCGCACTGAAGTCGCCTTCACCTTGGGAAAAACAGATGTCGGCAATCTATACCCATGCAATATTTCGGAGATTCCAGATAGAGGTCTTGGGTGTTGTAGGATGCCATCCTAAGAAGGAAAAGGAATACGGAGGCAACACCACTTTTAGAGTTGATGATTGCGAGAAAAATGAGAATTTTGTAGTTACATGGAATCAAGCAAAGGTAGAGGTTTCTTGCTCGTGCCTAATGTTTGAATACAAAGGTTTTCTTTGTCGGCATGCAATGATTGTCCTCCAAATATGTGGTCTTTCCAGTATCCCGTCTCAATATATCCTAAAGAGGTGGACGAAAGACGCAAAAAACAAGCAAATGTTGGTTGAAGGAACTGAAAGAATCCGAAATAGGATACAGAGGTATAACGATCTATGCAAGCGTGCTATTGGATTGGGAGAAGAAGGTTCCTCGAGTGAGGAGAATTACAACATTGCTTGCCACGCTCTAGTTGAAGCTCTGAAAACCTGCGTAAATATAAACAACGAAAACCCTGTAGAATGCAGTAGTAACACAGGTGGACTTCGTTTTACTGAAGAAGAGGACCTGCTGCTCCCACCTGCCAAAACAATTAGGAAAAATAACACAAGCAAGAAAAGAAAGGTAAATATTGTTACATCCGTTGAATTTCATTTCGTTTTTAATGCCTCTTTGCATTGCACAGAAGCTTGTATGAGGTTTTCTGGAATAACTATTACCAAACCTGACTTTGACTTTCACTGTTGAAACTTTTTACCCCAGACGCAGCCAGAGCCAGAAGCAGTTGCGATTGATACTCAAGACGGTTTGCAGCAAATGGTGAGCTATAAAGTTTGCAGTGTATCAAAGTGATAAAATATAGTTGAATTTTCGACATGCCTTGAGAGTAATTATATACTATCTTATATGATACCATATGTTCTTGTTTTAAATTATAGGAACCTCTAAGCTCAGAGGGTATCCCTTTAAATGGATACTATGGATCTCAACAACATGTGCATGGACTGGTACGCTTCTATGCAATTGACGTGGAAAGTTTCGTTTCTATGACGGAGTGTTGTGCTAAATATACGATTTTTGTGGAATGTCAGTCTTATCTATAAACACGACTCTTTCTTATACTCCAGTTAAATCTGATGGAGCCACCAAATGATACATTCTACGTAGGTCAACAGACTATGCAGGGACTGGTAGGTTCACTGTCTTGCTCGTTATACATATACGCCCCCAGAGTGAGTCAATGTAACATATACGATTTTGTGATTCGATTTTAGGGACAATTGCATTCCCTTGCTTCTAGCCATGACAGTTTCTATGGAGCTCAACAAAGTATGCCTGCAATGGTAATATGCTTTTATTGCCATGTCTTACAACCTCTTAACAACGGCTACTTAGAAGAGTAATTATCTTGTGCTGTTTCTTTTCAGGGGCACTTGGATTTTAGACAACCGACATACACTTATGGCATGCAGGTAACTTGCAACAACGATATACTGAAAAACATACTAATCACTTCACGAAATACTTTCACATTTTATAACTCTATTTTTGCAACGTGCGTATTCAGGATGAGCAAAGTATTAGACCAGCACAGCTGCCTGGTACGGCTAGACATGCTTGAGAATGCTCTACATATATGACGAGGTTTCTCCTTTTTGAACTTGCTGTTGCAATATGTAGATAATTTAGCAACTCAAAAATCTCCACAAGTAACCTCCTAAGCAAACGCAGCTTATGTTTGTTGCAAGTTATTAGGGAAAAAAACTGTGAGTTGGATATTTGTGATCAATATTTCATCTTACATTTCTTTTTAGTGTGTTTTTTCTTAGAAAGTTGTTAGAAAATTCTGCTAGATAAACAATATGGAGTAGCTCTTCAGAGAGAGAAGCCATGAGTAGGGCCTTTGAAGTTTGAATAGTCAGCCTTTTGCAGTTTGGTTAATTTAGATATATGATTGGAACACTTGATGAATTAATTCATAAGGCCGAGGCATTTGCtcatcatcatatcatcaaccAATCTCTTGTAAGCATAACTAGATTCACCTTCAACACAGTCATTCTAATATCCAACTCCActgtcattttcttttcttttttgggaAAAATAATGTTTCAATGTCTCCTCTATTTTCAGATAATACTAATAGATTAAATTACGTAGATTAACAATTTCTATCATGCCATTAAGTTTATGACAACTACGTCTTGATCAGCACTTCCAGAGTGTTGGCACTTATCcacgttttttttaaaattttttgactCATTTATTTCTCGTGTGCTGTGGAAGTCTAATAATAGCGTAGAATTATAAAAATGTTTATGTATAGTGTGAATGCTAGTAATATGTAATTTTGCACACGTTGTGGTATAAATgttaaacaattaaatattattatgtgAGGTATAAAACATAGTAGTTCACAGAAGGGAGGCAATTCATGCACGGACGagaaaattcaaattcataCACTCCTTGATAAATAATTCatactaataatttttattattatattgcaTAAATAGTGTGTTATAAATCATTATCtgtaattttctaataaatATAGCAACGGTCACTTTGAGTTACTACTACATACTAGTGGCAAAGAGttcaagtaattattttttgtttgtatGCCGTTAAACTGTCAGACAGTGTCAGTCAATATCTTATTGAATCTCAAATGAACTTGTAAAAACAACAGTTTGCTcatttaataaaagaaaattaacaaACTTTTAAAGCataattcaattatatttatttagttttagCAATGGCAGTTATTGTTTTTTCGATTTTCAAATTGCATCTACAACAAATGGCCAAAAACAAATAGTTAAATTTGAAACTActacattaaataaaatatttgtatgacatatcacaatttaaaataatagtgTAATAGTACCAAAATACAACTGAGAAAAAAAATGATCTGAGTAAGATCAAGATTCAAGAATAACACAATAAATTATGAATGATCGAAATCCAAATTCGAACTTTTCTTCATTCTCTTCTTAAAATGATTAGCTGCACCCTTCATCACTTTAGCCAATCCCTACACACACAAAAATATCACCATCCAGTTACTTAAacaaatttaataaatgaaattggaACTTTCATATTACAAAAACAAACGAGAAGTTGTACCTTGGGACTAGGTGAGGGGTGGCGCCGCGGCGGGGCCACCGGAGAAAACCTGAAAgacctccgcctccgcctcttcatCTTGATGCATCTGCTCACATTGTTAAGCACAGCATCGGTGAACTTCCTCTTGATTTTCCCAGCAATTTTCTTGGTGTTTTCAAGCAAGCCCACTTCTTCATAAGTGAGCTTTCTTGAAACAACGCCGCCGTCGCTGCCTGGCGGCGCGGCGCGGGGGAGGAGAGGGGACCAAATGGAGCTCTGGGCGTAGTTGAAATCGAAGGCGGAGTTGTCGGGGAACTTGTAGAGGAGGTCATTCGACATGGAAGATTCGAGATATTCCACCACCATTAAGAGTGGCGGCGGAGCGCCGTCGCAGGAGATCAGAGGCATCGGAGTTTTGAGGTTAGAACTTTGTTAGTTGTCAAAAAGGAGCAGAGAAATGTTGTCTTAAAAAGTAAATCGGTTGAAGTAGCCGTTAGAGGTTTTGGACTATTGTGGCAGAATACGTATATTACATTCGTATTAAATATTTCCACACCAAATGTTTTTCTGTGAGAATATTAATGGTTGATCCCAAAATTATGGCATTGTCTCGTGATTTGGATCCACTTCTtactattttctttatttttgaaTAGTTCGTGTATGGTGATTAATTTCTATGGTTTGGTGACTTTGTTTCATTACTAATTTGATTTGTATTATAGGTTAGATGtaataagaaaattaatttaagataaaattaaattagaaaCCTAAGAACTAAACTACAAATACACAGAAAATAGCTGTATAACTATGAAAATACATAGACAAAGAAAAGCACGATGTTTAAAGAAAAGGTTTGGAGGCTCAGTTTAGTATGGTCTAATATTCATGGACGTAATTTTACTAAAAAGAAACGATACGTAGCCTCAAAAACCATAGATTTGGCGACGAAACCTAACCAACACTTAGGAATCGTAATGTAGTATTCTAAAATGGTACATAATCCACTTGTTAGGATTCATGTCGTCATCTAATGATAGCGTTTACTCAAACAGAAAGTTATACTTTTTGGGTTACTTGATTCTAGTGTTTAATCAGATCTACATCTCCGGGGTTTAGGGTTCGTTACACTTCAAATTTGAATTACATTGTGTCGTTTCTACTTCAAATTTGAATTAGGAAACGAAGAAACGCGATGCCATtctcttcttgttttctttaatattttcattcttaattattattaattgattatgattgttttctttaatattttcattcttaattattattaattgattatgaaaaaacattaattaattatgattatCACTTTTGTAATAAAATGATTATCTCGAAAATAAgttatcttatttttttatagttaattgtatttaattagagaatatatttatcatttaatactccatccgccATCCGTTTTAGTGAGTATATTTTAGTGAGCTTTATCCATTTATAatgtattttaaatataaatcatTGGATCAAACAAAcagtttaattaattgttttcatTACTATCTTAAACATCAAATACACACTCATGTTATATTcacaaaaactaaataaattattCTGATTTATAACAACATTATTGATCCTAATTTTGTTACCAAACGAAGGCCTTAACATAAAAATTGACTCCGACAAAAAATTACTCCCCTCCACTAAAATTACTATACAGCTTTAATTTGGGTGCTCAAGTACCAATCGAATCGATTGATTACAATGAAAAATACACCCTCCAAATTTAAAATAAGTAAGTACtcactaattttttattttaatgtacaACTAATTTTATGAGAGACCAGAAAATGGAGAAAATTTGTGACAAATAACCCTAATCGAATTCACACGATCAAACATTTACATCATACAACCGACAGAAAAATTGATCCGAGTTAgatcaagattcaagaatcCGTCCAGAAATTATGAACAGTCGAAACCCAAATTCGATTTTTTCATCTCCATCACTTTAGCCGGAGAAACCCTGAGAGAGCTCCGCCCCCGCCTCTTCATCTTGGTGGCTCTACCCACTTTGTGAAGCACAGAATCGGTGAATTTCCTCTTGATTTTTCCAGCAATTTTCTTGGTGTTTCTAAGCAAGCCTACTTGTTCTTCTTCGTCAAAAGTGAGCTTTCTTGAAACGCCGCCTGGTGCGAAGGGAGGCGGCGGCGGGGGGAGCAGAGGGGACCAGATGGAGCTCTGGGCGTAGTTGAAATTTTCCAAGGCGGAGTTGTCGGGGAACTTGCGGAGGAGGTCATTCGACTTGGAAGGTCCGAGATACTCCACCACCGTAAACAGTGGCAGCGGAGCGCCGCCGCAGGTGATCACAGGCATCGAAAGTTTGGTGATTTTgcggtggaggagatgaaaatTTGTGATCAGGCGGTTTTTTTGGGTTTGACCACAGGTGTTCCGAATCCACCTCGGCGGAATCGGATTAATCCTGTTCGACCGGGCTTACGGAATAAGGCCAAAAGTCTCCCAGCGGATGGTGGAGTTTGAACCCGTGATCTCGTTTTGATTGTAAATTTGTGATCAGGCGATTTTAACTTCTGGAGAAAGAGCAGAGCAATGGAATTGGGAAAAGACTAGCCGTTATTTATAGAGTTTGGATGGACCGAGCAACCAatgtccaatttttttttactttctacTCATTCTCAtttaatcatttttcttttatctatTCATAAAAATTTAGTATAACACCCACAtccctaattaatttattttcactttGTAATAtcgtatttaaaaaaaatcatataggTATTATAATACACCAAGTTTATGAACTTTAATAATAGTactaaataaaatatgtaaatatatcaTACTCAATAtctataaattttatttgaaaattctaCTCTTAATTTCAAAAAATCTATAAATTTATACATGTTTTTATCTTCTATATTAatgtatactccctccgtccgccattaggagtctcatttcttggcagcacgggttttaagaaatgttaaaagtggatggaaaaagGTTAGTGGTATGGGTTCggagtggaataagttagtggaatgtgagatcctattaccatttatggtaaaagtgagcTGTGGTTCCTATTTGCGGAtagactaaaatgataaaacgagattcctattcgcggacggaaggagtactataaAAGAAAGTGGGTGAGAAAAGATAGTAGACATTTTTTATACTCCTTATTAGTTATAGTAATATAATGTGAGTGGAATGGGTTAGTGGATAATGGAGTACAcctactatttatagtaaatatgAACCGGGACTCTTAATGAcggatggaaggagtattagTTATAGGAGTAATATTATATTgggtaaatttattttatattacgATATTTAGTCGTGAAAGAAGAGTGTTATTAATAATGATTATAACATCACCATTGTCATTTTCTGACATTGCCGGTTCTTTGGAAGTTTTATTAACACTTTCAACTTCTTCTACCATCCAATTTACTCAGCATTGAAATTTTAGCTTTGTCACTAATTGGACCAAAGTTATTTGCCTTGTATGAATTTTTAATGGTTTCTGATTTTCACCAtaacttttatttttgaatataaatacacgaatttttttctttttttccccgACAAACAATTCCAGTTTAGATTAAAGTTGACGTGGAGTACATTTGGCATATAACCATCCACGTGACAAAAGGTAACACATTAGGTATGACATGTTATTAGCTTGCAAGTACAtgaaatttcaatatttttttaatttttcttctaaatttttatttttcctaaTTTAAATACATGAACTATgactttttttttgaaaaataattttaatgaaaataaaagtatttaataattgatataatattttttttttatcattttctaaattacaataattttttattatgttagaaaattaaattttttactacCTCCgtatttgaaaaatagaaacatttgaaacgacattgattttaatacacaactggtaaagtaagagagaaaaattgataaagtaagaaagagaatgaaaaatatgaataaagtaagagagaggaagagaaaaagtagtgaaagtagtgttagtagattgtggggtccacgtctaaaaatagaaagattcaaaagtttctatttttaaaagatggctttaaatggaaatagtttctatttttaaaatacggaGGTAGTATTAATTATCTTAAACTATGTCTAATACTTCTGTATATtgcaaaattaacaaaatttagGAGATAATGTAAATTGAGATAGTTGTGAATTTTACTATCTTTCAAATTGCATATAATTAGAATGgtgattgtttttattttttatttcctcCACTAGTAGAGTTTTGGTTCATATGTTTTATATACAAGTAAGACTGATATATCTCTAACTTATGTTCATTCATTTCTCCTAACATTTGTTAAAATTATTGCTGAAAAAAATAGGACTCTTATTTGCAGTTTCGCAAAGAGAGGAAATACATAATAATACATGAATATCAtattctattatttttttaaacttttttttctcattttattttttaaaacctgCATAAGCGCCTACACGTAGTTAAAAATGGTCATATGAATAATATTTGGTGGCGGAGGTAGTAGTttatatgtatttaattaattaaataacttgATGATTTTATTATATCTGGGGTTTACCGCTTAAAACTCTCCACCCCAACCCCAAAATTCTGCCGCCGCCAGCTATGGCCGTCCGCCGCCGTATTATTACGTCCATCTCATCTTCCACCTTCAGTTGCAATTGGTCGCGCTGCATATCCTCTTCCGCCACCAATTCGCCTCCTCTTATATACGATTACTCCAAAAATCCCtcaaccaccgccgccgccgatcAATCTGTCACCCTCCAGCTCCTCTCATGGGGTCGCGGTGCCTCTGGCCAGCTCGGTGGTGGAATAGAAGAAACCAGGATATATCCGGCACCGGTATGCACCATCATTGCCCCACCTAATTTCTCCCTAACTCGCTCAGTACCCGGCCGTCTCCCCCAGCTCAGTGATGGCGAGCCGCCATTGGAGGTGGGGATTTCTTGCGGGTTATTCCATTCGGGTCTGCTGGTGGACGGAAAGCTGTGGATTTGGGGGAAAGGTGACGGCGGCAGGCTTGGATTCGGCCATGAAACCTCGGTTTTTGTTCCTGCACGGAACCCTAATTTGGAATCTGATGTGAGAAGCATTGCTCTCGGCGGCCTCCATTCCGTCGCGCTCGATGTCCTTGGCCGCGTATTTACTTGGTCAGTGCATGATTTAGTACTCTGTTTCgttttaattttgattgattTGTAGCTAATGATCAGAGGACAACTTTTGGCTTAGTTCTGTTCACTGAGTTGTTTATTGTGGAGATTAATAGTAATAGGCATTTTGAAGAATTGTTTTTGTAATCACAACGCTTCTGCATCTTAACAGTAGTCAAATTTCGTTGTCAGACAAAACTCAAAACTATGATTTCATTGCATGTTCTGGCCTCCATCGATTTGAATCAGGCTATACTGTTTGCAAATCTTGATACCTCTTTTTACGAAATGAAGTTTTCAGGGGCTATGGCGGATTTGGTGCACTTGGGCATTCGGTCTATCACAGAGAGCTGTTGCCTAAAATTGTCGAAGGATCTTGGGATGAAGAAATGTGCCATATTGCAACCAGTGGAACACATACAGCTGCCATCACCAAATCTGGTTAGACACTTGTTCTCTTgaagttttttttgttaaatggACAAGTCTTTCCTTTCTAGATCTTTGGATGATTAAACTTTTGTGGATTCTTGAAAGCTTAAAACTATTGTATAATATGTTGAGTTGTAGTAGCTATTTTTAACTCATTCGACCATCATATAATTCTGTTAGCATTGCACATTTGAGGGTATGTTTATTCGCCTCAATGGTAGTGATCTCATCCCATTAGCTCGAATAGAATTATATGCATCAGAAGTATGGCATGAGGATAGAGGGAGAGTTACTTTTATACTGCGACCTTGCATTACTCGGATTTGTCACGTCTATATTCTGGTACTACAAGTCTGAAGTACTGAAGTTTTATACTACTGTATTTTTCAAATACTGTAGTTTATTGTATCTAAATCTCCTACTATGATATTGTGATAAAGGGAAACTCTATATTTGGGGGCGAGATGAAGGGGATGGTAGATTGGGTCTTGGTCCTGGTCGTGGCCCAGATTTTGCTGGTGGCCTCGGCACGCCTACTCAAGTAAAAGCAATGCCTGAGCCAGTGGCTGCTGTTTCATGTGGCGGCTTTTTCACTATGGCATTAACTGAAGGGGGTCAGCTTTGGAACTGGGGCGGTAAGTATTCCATTTCCCAGTTTTTGATGTGATTGAAGAAATTGCAAAAATAAGTAGTAACAATTACCAAAGATAACAGTTTTCCAGAACCATTTATACTTTCCAGCATAGTTGAAGTTTTATATGTTTCCTTTGTAGCAAACTCCAATTATGAGCTTGGTAGAGGTGACAAAATTGGTGGCTGGAAACCCCAGCCTGTTCCTAGTCTCAAAGATGTTCGCTTAGTGCAAATAGCTAGTGGTGGATATCATTCTCTTGCTTTGACTGGTATGGATATATGCGAATCTTATAAGTCTTAAAACTTTTATGTATCTGACATTGCCTTGTCGTGGATACATAATCAGATAAGGGAGAAGTTCTTTCATGGGGGCATGGAGGACATGGTCAACTAGGTCATTCTTCCCTTCATAGTCGAAAAGTTCCTGAACCTGTTGAGGCCTTAGCTAATGAGAAGGTCACTTATATTGCTTGTGGAGGTTCATCATCAGCTGCTGTAACTGGTAACAAAAACTACTTATATCTGcacaaatatttttatacttaaTGCAAAAAAATTCTCAGAATtacaaaattttgatatttggCATATGGATATCAACAAGACTGATACAGTTTCTCCTATTTCATATTCTCTTTCTGTTTCTTTTGCTTATGAAATTCGTTAGTAATTGAACAAATTATAAAGGGATTACTGAGAAAAAAGCTCTTTGCTTGACCAGATAAAGGGAGCTTATACATGTGGGGGAACGCTGCAGGTAGTCAACTTGGCGTTCCTGGACTTCCAGAATTACAATCGTCGCCTATCGAGGTCAAATTTCTCTCCGATGATGATGGATTAGGAGATCACAAAGTGCTTTCTGTTTCTGTTGGTGCTTCTCATGCTATGTGCCTCGTTTCAAGATCAAGTTGCTGACAGGTGAACTAACTATCCCCCTCAAAAATGGTCTACTCTGCTGAGACATTGGCAGCATTGTTTGTAGCATCAGGTTTGTTATCATATATCAGTGGTTGGGATATCTCCTAACCCTTCTGGATTTAGTTAAGAAATGATGAAAAGTAACAAAGAGATAGTATTGGTAAGTTTGCTTGAAAAGAAGTGTGTGCTTTTGACTCGGACCAAGATTGGATCTGCAATAATCTGGTGTACCCTACTTGGACCTTATGTTTTAGGAACAATTTTGATGGTGTGGCCCTATATTTGATGGTCCTTTTGTGTCTCATTACTGCATTTGAGTTGTCAATAGTCAATCATTTTGAATGCCACATGAACAAGTATTGAGCAAACAGTATTTCAACTTTGATTTTACAGAAATAATGGTATgcttaaaataaaacataaacaaatgGAGAGGAAATAATAGAAAATACATTAATCTTGAGTAATGTCTGGCCATATAGCCCCAGCATTGAAGTTTATTCAATGTAACTTAGGTGAAAAAAAGGAGAGTAATGAATTTAAAATGTACACTTGGAAGTCTTGAAATATTGATACATTGATTTTGGATCCAA
This sequence is a window from Salvia splendens isolate huo1 chromosome 5, SspV2, whole genome shotgun sequence. Protein-coding genes within it:
- the LOC121803340 gene encoding uncharacterized protein LOC121803340, translated to MPLISCDGAPPPLLMVVEYLESSMSNDLLYKFPDNSAFDFNYAQSSIWSPLLPRAAPPGSDGGVVSRKLTYEEVGLLENTKKIAGKIKRKFTDAVLNNVSRCIKMKRRRRRSFRFSPVAPPRRHPSPSPKGLAKVMKGAANHFKKRMKKSSNLDFDHS
- the LOC121805596 gene encoding RCC1 domain-containing protein RUG3, mitochondrial isoform X2, whose protein sequence is MSLAAYLLVFRGYGGFGALGHSVYHRELLPKIVEGSWDEEMCHIATSGTHTAAITKSGKLYIWGRDEGDGRLGLGPGRGPDFAGGLGTPTQVKAMPEPVAAVSCGGFFTMALTEGGQLWNWGANSNYELGRGDKIGGWKPQPVPSLKDVRLVQIASGGYHSLALTDKGEVLSWGHGGHGQLGHSSLHSRKVPEPVEALANEKVTYIACGGSSSAAVTDKGSLYMWGNAAGSQLGVPGLPELQSSPIEVKFLSDDDGLGDHKVLSVSVGASHAMCLVSRSSC
- the LOC121805596 gene encoding RCC1 domain-containing protein RUG3, mitochondrial isoform X1, with the translated sequence MAVRRRIITSISSSTFSCNWSRCISSSATNSPPLIYDYSKNPSTTAAADQSVTLQLLSWGRGASGQLGGGIEETRIYPAPVCTIIAPPNFSLTRSVPGRLPQLSDGEPPLEVGISCGLFHSGLLVDGKLWIWGKGDGGRLGFGHETSVFVPARNPNLESDVRSIALGGLHSVALDVLGRVFTWGYGGFGALGHSVYHRELLPKIVEGSWDEEMCHIATSGTHTAAITKSGKLYIWGRDEGDGRLGLGPGRGPDFAGGLGTPTQVKAMPEPVAAVSCGGFFTMALTEGGQLWNWGANSNYELGRGDKIGGWKPQPVPSLKDVRLVQIASGGYHSLALTDKGEVLSWGHGGHGQLGHSSLHSRKVPEPVEALANEKVTYIACGGSSSAAVTDKGSLYMWGNAAGSQLGVPGLPELQSSPIEVKFLSDDDGLGDHKVLSVSVGASHAMCLVSRSSC